In the genome of Methanomassiliicoccaceae archaeon, one region contains:
- a CDS encoding AIPR family protein — MDINEYRTDYIQSVKIGSKVNQDFNRSEFVNTVMTELIEAEEISEFTPCFYEGLIGNRGKKVEIDGYNLDEYDGTFSIITCRYDGTSKPDSKLTKTEIQDLAERARRFIDGSLDRTVQNSIEESEMAYELAEFIYNNRENIDRYRIFVLSDLEKSDRIKSLDVGNIEDKSILLKVWDIGNLYDLSLSKNGFDEITINMSDFGEDGIPCLRTYANEGDAGYDAYLCAIPGALVAKFYEKYGSRLLESNVRSFLKLSTKTNKAIRGTILREPQMFFAYNNGITATATGLELRKDGDALKIVNITSLQIVNGGQTTVTLFTVGKSRDKPDMDKISVPMKISVIPDIEMAQKIVPMISRSANTQNKVSESDFFSNSPFHREMEKYSRRLRAPQIQGTAYSTRWYYERTRGQYQQDINMRSGSEASKFKAEYPKGQMFTKTDLAKFRNSYELKPQIVSKGAQYSLDEFAKSIDVEHLEKYNETYFRESVALCILFRRVQDLVTAQPWYNGGYRAQTVTYTIAKLSHEIKKLGGELDLMKIWNSQSLSEPLEAQLIQIAEIVYSSITGDKEEENVGQWCKKPKCWIKIQSKTVELHPNMSIFLVSKIHSNYVTRIATRDQKMRNDVSVRIVVVNYGAGGWSKAIEWGIEHNTLPGYEKSILDIGTRIGFGGKLPTDKQANSMMKILERLREEGFKG, encoded by the coding sequence ATGGATATCAACGAGTATCGGACAGATTATATTCAAAGCGTAAAAATCGGATCCAAGGTCAATCAGGATTTCAACCGGTCCGAGTTCGTCAATACGGTGATGACAGAGCTAATCGAAGCCGAAGAGATATCGGAGTTTACACCGTGTTTCTATGAAGGCCTCATCGGCAACAGAGGAAAAAAGGTGGAAATCGACGGGTACAACCTCGACGAATACGACGGAACATTCTCCATAATAACATGCAGGTATGACGGCACCAGCAAACCCGATTCCAAACTGACGAAGACAGAAATTCAAGACCTGGCCGAACGCGCGAGAAGATTTATCGACGGATCTCTGGACAGGACCGTTCAGAACAGCATCGAAGAAAGCGAGATGGCGTACGAGCTTGCGGAATTCATATACAATAACCGTGAAAACATAGACAGATACAGGATTTTCGTTCTCTCAGACTTGGAAAAAAGTGATAGGATTAAATCCTTGGATGTGGGGAACATCGAGGACAAGAGCATTCTCCTCAAAGTGTGGGATATCGGCAACTTGTATGACCTTAGCCTTTCCAAGAACGGATTCGATGAGATTACAATCAATATGTCCGATTTCGGAGAAGATGGAATACCATGCCTCCGCACATATGCGAATGAAGGCGATGCGGGATACGACGCATATCTATGTGCAATACCTGGTGCACTAGTGGCGAAATTCTACGAAAAATACGGCAGCAGGCTACTCGAATCGAATGTTCGTTCTTTTTTAAAACTTTCGACGAAAACCAACAAAGCGATAAGAGGAACGATTCTCAGGGAGCCACAGATGTTTTTCGCGTACAATAACGGTATTACAGCCACAGCGACAGGCCTGGAATTGAGAAAGGACGGCGACGCTCTGAAGATTGTGAACATTACTTCTCTGCAGATAGTCAATGGGGGGCAGACGACCGTGACGCTTTTCACCGTTGGAAAATCACGCGACAAGCCCGATATGGATAAAATATCGGTTCCGATGAAAATATCTGTCATACCCGATATTGAAATGGCACAAAAAATAGTTCCTATGATATCTCGTTCCGCCAACACCCAGAACAAAGTCAGCGAATCCGATTTCTTCTCCAATAGCCCCTTCCACAGAGAGATGGAGAAATATTCGCGCAGGCTTAGGGCACCACAGATTCAAGGTACGGCATATTCAACGCGTTGGTATTACGAGAGGACACGCGGGCAATATCAACAGGACATAAACATGCGCTCGGGATCTGAAGCGAGTAAATTCAAAGCAGAATATCCCAAAGGACAGATGTTCACCAAAACAGATCTTGCTAAATTCCGTAACAGCTATGAACTGAAGCCGCAAATTGTGAGCAAAGGTGCGCAATACAGTCTTGATGAATTCGCTAAATCGATAGATGTGGAACATCTGGAGAAGTACAACGAAACCTACTTCAGAGAATCTGTAGCTCTCTGTATTCTTTTCCGGAGAGTACAGGACCTTGTGACCGCCCAACCTTGGTACAACGGGGGATATAGGGCGCAGACTGTCACATACACCATAGCTAAGTTGTCTCATGAAATAAAAAAGTTAGGGGGGGAACTTGATTTAATGAAAATATGGAATTCGCAATCTTTATCTGAACCATTGGAGGCGCAATTGATACAGATTGCAGAAATCGTGTATTCATCGATTACAGGGGACAAAGAGGAAGAGAATGTCGGACAATGGTGCAAAAAACCGAAATGTTGGATTAAAATTCAATCAAAAACAGTGGAATTGCACCCAAATATGAGTATATTCCTAGTTAGCAAAATTCATTCAAACTATGTAACGCGGATTGCGACCCGCGATCAGAAGATGCGCAATGACGTGAGTGTCCGTATCGTCGTTGTCAACTATGGTGCCGGCGGATGGAGTAAGGCAATAGAATGGGGCATTGAACACAATACGTTGCCGGGATATGAAAAATCAATTCTTGATATCGGCACCCGTATTGGTTTCGGCGGAAAGTTGCCAACAGACAAACAGGCTAATTCAATGATGAAAATACTCGAACGGTTGCGCGAAGAGGGATTCAAAGGGTAA
- a CDS encoding PD-(D/E)XK motif protein, with protein sequence MDPRLLTCKFILADPYHPLDWQYNEGDPKFALVVSSTNKPPPIKGTKGLSIESWEKSNGEFHIAFVLKDEQYVESFCKFCEDSIESSKNVSSEDGVAFVLSHYKHWMRMFKPCSEYLDETAVEGLIGEMLALEKLFIQRYGEASAIKSWTNKIRGKQDFVQNDCWYEVKALIDGKSSLRVNSLEQLDRDDPGRVVVVSLRRTSKESAEKINLKNLSDRIMSALQSLESRNEFMETLFCAGYEDDAFYDNINYELVRIDEYDVREGFPRLRRSQVMSGILSGEYDISLNKIVEYRVK encoded by the coding sequence ATGGATCCAAGGCTGTTGACCTGCAAATTTATTCTGGCAGATCCTTATCACCCTCTTGATTGGCAATATAACGAAGGCGATCCGAAATTCGCACTGGTCGTCAGCTCGACGAATAAGCCTCCTCCGATTAAGGGAACAAAAGGATTGAGTATCGAATCATGGGAAAAGAGCAATGGAGAATTTCACATAGCATTTGTGCTCAAAGATGAGCAGTATGTGGAATCATTCTGCAAATTCTGTGAAGATTCAATCGAATCAAGTAAAAATGTAAGCTCTGAAGATGGGGTTGCATTTGTATTATCTCACTACAAACATTGGATGCGCATGTTCAAACCCTGCAGTGAATATCTTGATGAAACTGCAGTAGAAGGACTCATAGGGGAGATGCTCGCACTGGAGAAACTATTCATTCAAAGATATGGAGAGGCATCTGCGATTAAATCGTGGACGAACAAAATCAGGGGTAAACAGGACTTCGTTCAGAACGACTGCTGGTACGAGGTCAAGGCTCTGATCGACGGGAAGAGTTCACTGAGGGTTAATTCGCTCGAGCAACTAGATCGCGATGACCCAGGACGAGTGGTTGTCGTCTCGCTCCGCAGGACGTCCAAGGAATCCGCAGAAAAAATAAATTTGAAAAATCTCAGCGACAGAATAATGAGCGCGCTCCAATCCCTGGAGTCCAGAAACGAATTCATGGAAACTTTGTTTTGCGCGGGCTATGAAGATGATGCGTTCTATGACAATATCAATTACGAACTGGTGAGGATCGATGAATACGATGTCCGAGAGGGATTTCCCCGGCTGAGACGATCCCAGGTGATGTCTGGTATACTGAGTGGCGAGTATGATATTTCTTTGAATAAAATTGTTGAATACAGGGTGAAATGA
- a CDS encoding Z1 domain-containing protein yields MKADETPDEKEIDSYMMIVRSLLDNESVVDDSTIDRCIKDVRTIRYFDDVVAERVKKKILSIYGHTLDVGSMIMNSEHKAWYLARTRDTPMQYTERNLQYLQSERGLSPDIVSKLNDITNEIMDGFGDPKSGPFSVRGLVMGDVQSGKTNTYTTLSCKAADVGYKVIILLTGTLEILRQQTQRRLDEGLVGSESAILIKADTARKPIGVGKINYLPFAVFTSTDNDFKSTIASQVNVPITDLQIPVLLVVKKNKKILNNLSDWLRTRSGPNMVLEAPLLLIDDEADNASINTSSDPDEITAINRGIRKILNLFTKSTYVGFTATPYANIFINPDEKEDLYPHEFIYCLRAANNYIGPSSMYDENGNHRFMLRKIETVIHDGVDIGLPEIPYKHGKDFKIKILPDSLIEAINCFLISCTIREMQGYGKSHMSMLVNVSRFTNVQESARELIANYIFGVKSSLELNSKLPESDSLKDKNICSIKNTWIREYKDVGYEWIDIQMRLEGAVKPIAVRSVNQKNGPKNLNYSDNPDGLRVIAVGGNSLSRGLTLEGLSQSYFYRVSSNYDTLMQMGRWFGYRDDYGKLCRVWMTQDSIDWYDQISEATEELKDEFHLMRDLNKTPDDFGFRVRNDINGLLITARNKMRSAGEAYITKSLNGSLIWTSKVYVDPRIVDENNMALQEWIKRLNDLSTPLVNEFMGGNRVWPNVPGDLIASFLEIYKYPKLGNVLFDHEAVIRMIRDGQLDSNWDVAIQHGTGTVSKTLESAGLGIIKTARRTSFIPKEEGTIRFNSSSLITPHNLREGICIDSIREGTITKGEWRAEIEELESKYKSALSKEEIERVESKGGEFNFPAKAYLNTEKRRPLFLIYVLDIYDEKNGTEDPDKERVRAMLEGRTPIGIAMGFPKYDFHNGNDRLAIKYRTSVIYDRLGGNEDLDEIEGD; encoded by the coding sequence ATGAAAGCAGATGAAACTCCAGACGAGAAGGAAATCGATTCGTACATGATGATTGTGAGGTCTCTTCTTGACAATGAATCAGTTGTAGACGACTCAACAATCGACAGGTGCATAAAAGACGTCCGCACCATTCGTTATTTCGATGATGTGGTCGCTGAAAGGGTGAAGAAAAAAATCCTTTCGATCTATGGTCATACCTTGGATGTCGGATCCATGATAATGAACTCCGAACATAAGGCATGGTACCTAGCAAGAACAAGGGATACGCCGATGCAGTATACGGAACGTAACCTACAATATCTTCAAAGTGAACGTGGATTATCTCCAGACATCGTATCCAAACTTAACGATATTACGAATGAGATTATGGATGGATTCGGAGACCCTAAATCGGGGCCATTTTCCGTTCGTGGATTGGTTATGGGAGATGTGCAATCTGGAAAAACCAATACGTACACAACATTGAGTTGCAAGGCCGCCGACGTGGGATATAAGGTCATAATTCTTCTTACTGGGACATTGGAGATATTACGTCAGCAGACTCAAAGACGGCTCGATGAGGGGCTTGTCGGTTCCGAAAGCGCCATACTGATCAAAGCAGACACTGCGCGGAAACCAATCGGAGTTGGGAAAATCAATTATCTCCCGTTCGCAGTCTTCACATCCACCGACAACGACTTCAAGAGCACAATAGCCTCGCAGGTCAACGTTCCGATAACAGATCTTCAGATTCCCGTGTTGCTTGTCGTTAAAAAGAATAAAAAAATTCTGAACAACTTAAGCGATTGGCTGAGAACCCGTAGTGGCCCAAATATGGTACTGGAAGCACCTCTGCTCCTTATCGACGATGAAGCGGATAATGCTTCGATCAACACTTCTTCAGATCCTGATGAGATAACTGCAATAAACAGAGGCATACGCAAGATATTGAACTTATTCACCAAATCGACTTACGTTGGTTTCACAGCCACTCCCTATGCTAACATATTCATCAATCCGGACGAAAAGGAGGACCTATACCCGCATGAATTTATCTATTGTCTCAGGGCCGCCAACAATTACATCGGCCCGTCCAGCATGTATGATGAAAACGGAAATCACCGGTTCATGCTGAGAAAAATTGAAACTGTCATCCATGATGGGGTCGACATAGGCCTTCCGGAAATCCCATACAAACACGGAAAGGATTTCAAGATAAAAATCCTGCCAGACTCTCTTATCGAAGCGATAAACTGCTTCTTGATTTCTTGTACTATTCGCGAGATGCAGGGATATGGTAAGAGTCATATGTCGATGCTGGTGAATGTCAGTAGATTCACAAATGTCCAGGAATCTGCCAGAGAGCTCATTGCCAATTATATTTTCGGAGTTAAATCTTCATTGGAGCTCAACTCCAAACTTCCAGAATCGGATTCTCTGAAAGATAAAAATATCTGCTCGATAAAGAACACATGGATCAGAGAATACAAAGACGTCGGGTACGAATGGATAGATATCCAGATGAGACTCGAGGGTGCGGTGAAACCTATTGCTGTGAGATCGGTCAATCAGAAAAACGGACCGAAGAATCTCAACTACAGCGATAATCCTGACGGCCTTCGAGTCATTGCTGTGGGCGGTAACAGTCTTTCTAGGGGTCTGACGCTAGAGGGATTGAGCCAAAGCTACTTCTACAGAGTATCCAGCAACTACGATACACTCATGCAGATGGGGAGATGGTTCGGCTATCGTGATGACTATGGCAAATTGTGTAGAGTATGGATGACGCAGGATAGCATTGATTGGTATGATCAGATTTCCGAAGCCACAGAAGAGCTGAAAGATGAATTCCACCTCATGCGCGACCTCAATAAAACACCAGATGATTTTGGATTCAGAGTTAGGAACGACATAAATGGACTCTTGATTACTGCTCGCAATAAGATGAGGAGCGCAGGAGAGGCATACATTACAAAAAGTTTGAACGGAAGCCTGATTTGGACTTCGAAAGTGTATGTGGATCCGCGCATAGTCGATGAGAATAATATGGCCCTACAGGAATGGATAAAGCGCCTCAATGATCTGAGCACGCCATTGGTCAACGAATTCATGGGCGGCAACAGAGTATGGCCCAACGTCCCGGGAGATTTAATCGCCAGTTTCCTCGAAATATACAAATATCCAAAGTTAGGAAACGTGCTTTTTGATCACGAAGCAGTCATACGGATGATAAGGGATGGGCAGCTTGACAGCAATTGGGACGTAGCCATCCAACACGGCACAGGAACGGTCTCAAAAACTCTTGAGTCTGCTGGATTAGGTATCATCAAAACCGCCCGTCGCACTAGTTTCATACCGAAGGAAGAGGGCACCATAAGATTCAACAGTTCAAGCTTGATCACACCACACAACCTACGCGAGGGCATATGCATCGATAGCATACGCGAAGGAACAATAACCAAAGGAGAATGGAGAGCTGAAATTGAAGAATTGGAATCGAAATACAAATCTGCATTATCCAAGGAGGAAATAGAGAGGGTCGAGAGCAAAGGTGGAGAATTCAATTTCCCTGCAAAGGCCTACCTCAACACTGAAAAACGTCGCCCGTTATTCTTGATTTATGTTCTAGATATATATGATGAAAAGAATGGAACAGAGGATCCAGATAAGGAAAGGGTAAGAGCCATGCTCGAAGGAAGGACCCCGATAGGCATCGCCATGGGATTCCCAAAATACGATTTCCACAATGGTAATGACAGACTCGCAATCAAATACAGGACCTCCGTAATTTATGACAGACTGGGAGGCAACGAAGATTTGGATGAAATAGAGGGGGATTGA
- a CDS encoding ATP-binding protein produces the protein MKEIDSPPTAAALMESTRSIGYSFESAISDIIDNSISASAKRIWITSLPSEDPYVAILDDGEGLKQEDLQIAMRYGADPNMVRTEDDLGRFGLGMKMASLSQCRKLTVVSKTDAGFAACRWDLDRVIETDQWTLQLPSLEEVDNCPQMFMLKTLEHGTLVIWENLDKIRGRAVDLQESMNETLVSCRSHLCLHFHMYMSSKKNPVNIFMNNNKLEPLDPFLSDNTLTSIMPSQTVEINGQKVVVTPYVLPPESKMTPQDIAKIGGAQRNLQGFWVYRNRRLIIPGTWFKLSRSKELTKLARVRVEIPNSMDSIWDIDVKKSSASVPDQFRKEFENVLERVISKSERKYTFRGRKESDSSKNYVWNKVALNKSYTYELNMEHPVIKEGYDKLEDDAKTWFRDVMKLVAKSIPYNDIFCTMGESKLVITEDADDEEEYIGQGIRLLEKGVAMDILRFTEPFMNNPNVIRKLEEYNESR, from the coding sequence ATGAAGGAAATCGACTCTCCTCCAACCGCCGCCGCGTTAATGGAATCTACACGATCAATCGGTTATTCGTTCGAATCGGCCATATCGGACATTATCGATAACAGCATCAGCGCATCGGCGAAGAGGATATGGATAACCTCACTCCCTAGCGAGGACCCCTATGTCGCTATACTCGATGATGGAGAAGGTTTGAAACAAGAAGATTTGCAGATAGCCATGAGGTATGGTGCAGACCCGAATATGGTTCGAACCGAGGATGATCTTGGGCGTTTCGGACTCGGCATGAAGATGGCCTCCCTCTCCCAATGCAGAAAGCTAACTGTGGTTTCTAAAACGGATGCTGGGTTCGCAGCTTGCAGATGGGACCTAGACAGAGTCATAGAAACAGACCAGTGGACATTACAATTGCCTTCTCTGGAGGAGGTCGATAACTGTCCCCAGATGTTCATGCTTAAAACACTGGAACATGGGACGCTCGTGATCTGGGAGAATTTGGACAAAATCAGAGGGAGAGCTGTCGACCTTCAGGAGTCTATGAATGAAACACTCGTTTCCTGCAGGAGTCATCTGTGCTTGCACTTCCACATGTACATGAGTTCAAAGAAGAATCCTGTGAACATCTTCATGAACAACAACAAGCTGGAACCTTTGGATCCATTCCTCAGTGATAACACGTTAACATCCATCATGCCATCTCAGACGGTCGAAATTAATGGGCAAAAGGTCGTTGTGACTCCTTATGTCCTACCTCCTGAATCTAAGATGACTCCCCAGGATATTGCCAAAATCGGTGGCGCACAACGAAATCTTCAGGGCTTTTGGGTTTATCGCAATAGAAGATTGATCATTCCAGGAACATGGTTCAAACTGAGCAGAAGCAAGGAACTCACTAAATTAGCTCGTGTCCGTGTCGAAATACCGAACAGCATGGATTCGATATGGGACATAGATGTCAAAAAGTCATCCGCTTCCGTCCCTGATCAATTCAGGAAAGAATTCGAAAATGTATTGGAAAGGGTCATATCAAAAAGCGAACGTAAGTACACATTTCGAGGAAGAAAGGAGTCAGACTCGTCGAAGAATTACGTTTGGAACAAAGTGGCGCTCAACAAGTCCTACACATACGAATTGAACATGGAGCACCCTGTGATCAAAGAAGGGTACGATAAGCTTGAAGATGATGCCAAAACCTGGTTCCGCGATGTGATGAAACTTGTCGCGAAATCAATACCTTACAATGACATATTCTGCACAATGGGTGAGTCTAAACTCGTTATAACGGAAGATGCCGACGATGAGGAGGAATACATCGGTCAGGGAATTCGACTGTTGGAAAAAGGCGTTGCCATGGACATACTTCGTTTCACCGAGCCGTTCATGAACAATCCAAATGTAATCAGAAAACTTGAGGAATACAATGAAAGCAGATGA
- a CDS encoding Sau3AI family type II restriction endonuclease: MGVPKIREGVAYDPKSKGSILEYAKRLKGRTLGSFVTSGEINENNKGGFGQVLESGYFHIENNNDPVPDFEEAGIELKSSPMRKLKFGGYSPKERLALGIINYEEIVGQTFEESFMAKNKDLLIVFFLYEKEKTPLEYSILNTTEWVFPDVDLEIIKRDWNNIREMVVNGLAHEISGGMTFYLEAMPKGVGHERDLRRQPFCDIPAKQRAFGLKNKYLRVIFDSLKESEPVIKDISDLKNRHIEDVVADIFFQYVGMSTDEIIKKTGTTPSNSKDRYASMARAMLGIKKKRIEEFEKAGIQMKTVRLENNGNLKESMSFPHIRYKEIVNEIWEESELYDIMTNRFLFVVYQKGPDGRSTIFKGIKFWSMGEEDLETVRSVWQDTVEKIKEGDYENFIPISADKISHVRPHGRDSGDLTMGPDGKMHKKMCFWFNRGYVLNAIREVMSKVIETA, translated from the coding sequence ATGGGCGTGCCCAAAATAAGAGAAGGGGTCGCATACGATCCGAAAAGTAAAGGATCCATTTTAGAATACGCAAAGAGGCTGAAAGGACGGACCCTGGGCAGTTTTGTCACTTCAGGCGAAATAAACGAGAACAACAAAGGCGGGTTCGGCCAGGTGTTGGAGTCCGGTTATTTTCATATCGAGAACAACAACGACCCTGTCCCGGATTTTGAAGAGGCCGGCATAGAGCTAAAATCTAGCCCTATGCGCAAATTGAAATTCGGCGGTTATTCTCCAAAAGAGAGGCTGGCACTAGGAATAATCAACTACGAGGAGATAGTGGGCCAGACCTTCGAAGAGTCTTTCATGGCCAAGAATAAGGACCTTCTGATAGTGTTCTTTCTCTACGAGAAGGAAAAAACCCCGCTCGAATATTCAATTCTGAACACCACAGAATGGGTGTTTCCAGATGTAGACCTTGAAATCATCAAAAGAGACTGGAACAATATCCGTGAAATGGTGGTGAACGGGCTCGCCCACGAGATATCTGGAGGCATGACATTCTATTTGGAGGCGATGCCGAAAGGCGTCGGTCATGAAAGGGACCTGCGCAGGCAGCCCTTCTGCGACATTCCTGCCAAACAACGCGCGTTCGGCCTGAAAAACAAATATCTTCGAGTGATCTTCGATTCTTTGAAAGAATCAGAACCTGTCATAAAGGACATTTCAGATTTGAAGAACAGGCACATAGAAGACGTCGTTGCTGACATCTTTTTTCAATATGTCGGAATGAGCACAGATGAGATAATTAAAAAGACCGGAACAACGCCAAGTAATAGTAAGGACAGATATGCGTCCATGGCCAGGGCGATGCTCGGCATCAAAAAGAAGAGAATAGAAGAATTCGAGAAGGCCGGCATCCAGATGAAGACGGTACGTTTAGAGAATAATGGAAATCTCAAAGAGAGCATGTCCTTCCCTCATATCAGATACAAGGAGATCGTCAACGAAATCTGGGAAGAATCCGAACTGTACGACATAATGACGAATCGCTTCCTTTTCGTGGTCTACCAGAAAGGACCTGACGGAAGATCGACTATTTTCAAAGGCATAAAGTTCTGGTCGATGGGCGAAGAAGACCTGGAGACCGTACGTTCGGTGTGGCAGGACACGGTTGAAAAGATCAAAGAAGGAGATTATGAAAATTTCATCCCCATTTCGGCCGACAAGATATCTCATGTAAGGCCGCACGGAAGGGACTCCGGCGACCTGACCATGGGGCCCGATGGTAAAATGCACAAGAAAATGTGTTTTTGGTTCAACAGAGGATATGTATTGAACGCAATCAGAGAGGTCATGTCAAAGGTCATTGAAACGGCGTAA
- a CDS encoding very short patch repair endonuclease, whose translation MVSEYLRDGRSPLPENEAVSRSMRSNKSRNTSPELVLRSALRALGHTGYRLNWKKAPGSPDICFVGKKVAIFVNGCFWHRCPRCGLPLPKTHVDYWSAKFERNTERDRCSEESLRAAGWTVITVWECEVKNDPKDVAERISIVLNH comes from the coding sequence GTGGTTTCAGAATATCTGCGGGACGGCAGGTCGCCTTTGCCCGAAAATGAGGCCGTATCGCGCTCCATGCGCTCCAACAAAAGCAGGAACACATCGCCCGAACTGGTGCTTCGAAGTGCGCTCCGTGCCCTTGGCCATACGGGATACCGTCTGAATTGGAAAAAGGCGCCAGGAAGTCCCGATATATGTTTTGTAGGCAAGAAAGTGGCGATATTTGTCAACGGTTGCTTCTGGCACAGATGTCCGAGATGCGGCCTCCCATTACCGAAGACGCACGTCGACTACTGGTCTGCCAAGTTCGAGCGTAACACGGAAAGGGACAGGTGCAGCGAGGAGTCCTTAAGGGCCGCAGGTTGGACTGTCATCACGGTTTGGGAGTGCGAGGTCAAGAACGATCCTAAAGATGTAGCAGAAAGGATATCGATCGTTTTAAACCATTAA
- the dcm gene encoding DNA (cytosine-5-)-methyltransferase — translation MSEKVISVVELFAGVGGFRHGLEIASERFETLWSNQWEPGRKNQFAFDCYESHYGNSGSINVNEDIATVQDDIPEHDLLVGGFPCQDYSVAATNAKGITGKKGVLWWNIDHIIDKKRPQFVLLENVDRLLRSPSAQRGRDFGIILRCLHDQGYDAEWRVINAAEYGEVQRRRRVFIFASKRGNNGYEKSLGGSGLREIVNKNGFFTSAFPIKDAFKGEKESEFAIDGTEYLDLVSISDRFAENFYRAGSMKEGKIYTRDYSSAWEPEEDNASKTLRSILLEDVDEKYFVDDENDIEKWKFMKGPKKLVRKKRGTDFEYLYSEGGIPFPDVLDSPSRTILTSEGSTNRSSHFILDPATGRYRILTPVECERLNGFPSGWTEGMAERNRYFAMGNALVVPLITKMGTQILKYC, via the coding sequence ATGTCTGAGAAGGTTATTTCTGTTGTAGAACTGTTTGCAGGAGTGGGCGGCTTCAGGCACGGCCTCGAGATTGCTTCCGAACGTTTTGAGACCTTATGGTCGAACCAATGGGAGCCAGGAAGAAAGAATCAATTCGCTTTCGATTGTTACGAAAGCCACTATGGGAACAGCGGATCCATAAACGTGAACGAAGACATTGCGACGGTTCAGGACGACATTCCGGAGCACGACCTACTGGTGGGCGGTTTTCCTTGTCAGGACTATTCGGTCGCCGCAACAAACGCCAAAGGCATCACAGGGAAGAAGGGGGTGCTTTGGTGGAACATCGACCATATAATTGACAAAAAGCGACCGCAGTTCGTCCTTTTGGAGAACGTGGACCGCCTCCTCAGATCCCCGAGCGCACAACGTGGCCGTGACTTCGGCATAATACTGCGCTGCCTGCATGACCAGGGATATGATGCGGAATGGCGTGTCATCAATGCCGCAGAATATGGCGAGGTCCAACGCAGAAGGCGCGTCTTCATATTCGCGTCCAAACGCGGAAACAACGGTTATGAAAAATCCCTGGGGGGATCTGGATTAAGAGAGATAGTTAACAAAAATGGTTTTTTTACAAGTGCTTTCCCAATAAAGGACGCCTTTAAAGGAGAAAAAGAATCGGAGTTCGCTATTGACGGGACCGAGTACCTGGACCTGGTCTCCATATCCGATCGCTTTGCTGAAAACTTCTACCGTGCCGGCTCTATGAAAGAAGGCAAAATCTATACGAGAGATTATTCCAGCGCCTGGGAGCCCGAAGAAGACAATGCATCAAAGACGCTCAGGTCCATACTTTTGGAGGACGTGGACGAGAAATACTTTGTCGACGACGAAAACGACATCGAGAAATGGAAATTTATGAAGGGGCCTAAAAAGCTGGTGCGCAAAAAAAGAGGCACGGACTTCGAATACCTTTATTCCGAGGGGGGCATCCCGTTCCCGGACGTCCTCGATTCGCCCAGCAGGACGATCCTGACCTCGGAGGGCTCGACGAACCGCAGCTCGCATTTTATCCTGGACCCGGCAACAGGGAGATACAGGATATTGACACCAGTGGAGTGTGAACGGCTCAATGGTTTCCCCTCGGGCTGGACGGAAGGGATGGCTGAAAGAAACCGCTATTTTGCAATGGGAAATGCCCTTGTTGTGCCTTTGATTACAAAAATGGGGACTCAAATCCTGAAGTACTGCTGA